A DNA window from Novosphingobium sp. RL4 contains the following coding sequences:
- a CDS encoding L-lactate permease — translation MTGLAIAPILSLVLLMTVLRWSAAAAGTVSAVIAAVVAVTAFQFGETPADLAGPCLEAMFTAATILWIIFPALSIHEYQMRTGATEVIGDWLKSVSSDPAATALLVGWFFAMFLEGASGFGTPVAIVAPMLVSLGVPPARALLVALMGHVVGVSFGAVGAPMVPLVEAGYVDERRLSLAILLIHACLGWVLALIVVRQGSVRARLDGAASWQVAVMAAACFFPAAALIAGVAGPELPTLGGALLGGGLFIVWLRRGSPPVQRTERIAGRALLSAALPYAVLVTLILATRLIDPLRISLRAHRFDWAYGNGFGDTLMPLYHPGTMLVLAFAITAMVNRSSPRLVAQSMTAAARRLPQVAIALVSVLTLARFMVHGGMIDALAVGATGLFGQAWPLAVPLVGALGSFVTGSATASNIIFANFQIAAADAVTLPHWLALAGQSVGSAIGNIVAPHNIVAGTATVGLVGREGEALSRTAPVCLAYAAAGGVIVLAAQWAMG, via the coding sequence GTGACCGGGCTGGCGATAGCCCCGATCCTGTCGCTGGTGCTGCTGATGACCGTGCTGCGCTGGTCGGCGGCAGCGGCGGGGACAGTTTCGGCGGTGATCGCCGCGGTGGTGGCGGTGACGGCGTTCCAGTTCGGAGAGACACCGGCTGACTTGGCAGGGCCGTGCCTAGAAGCGATGTTCACGGCGGCGACGATCCTCTGGATCATCTTCCCCGCGCTTTCGATCCACGAGTATCAGATGCGGACCGGCGCGACCGAGGTGATCGGGGATTGGCTGAAGTCGGTCTCTTCCGACCCTGCGGCAACCGCCTTGCTGGTGGGCTGGTTCTTCGCGATGTTCCTCGAAGGTGCTTCCGGGTTCGGGACGCCGGTGGCGATCGTTGCGCCGATGCTGGTCTCGCTGGGCGTTCCCCCTGCGCGCGCATTGCTGGTCGCGCTGATGGGCCATGTCGTGGGCGTATCGTTCGGGGCGGTGGGGGCGCCGATGGTGCCGCTCGTCGAAGCGGGATACGTCGATGAGCGCAGGCTCTCGCTTGCGATACTGCTGATCCATGCCTGCCTTGGCTGGGTGCTGGCGCTGATCGTCGTCAGGCAGGGCAGCGTGCGGGCGCGGCTGGACGGTGCGGCTTCGTGGCAGGTGGCGGTCATGGCGGCTGCCTGCTTCTTTCCGGCGGCGGCGCTCATTGCTGGCGTGGCCGGGCCTGAATTGCCGACACTGGGCGGCGCCCTGCTGGGCGGAGGGCTGTTCATCGTCTGGTTGCGACGGGGCTCGCCGCCGGTGCAACGGACCGAGCGAATTGCGGGCAGGGCGCTGCTGTCCGCGGCATTGCCCTATGCCGTACTGGTAACGCTGATCCTTGCGACCCGGCTGATCGACCCGCTTCGCATCAGCCTGCGCGCTCATCGGTTCGACTGGGCCTACGGCAACGGGTTCGGCGATACGCTGATGCCGCTCTATCATCCCGGTACGATGCTGGTCCTGGCATTTGCGATAACCGCGATGGTCAATCGCTCCAGCCCGCGTCTCGTTGCCCAGTCCATGACGGCGGCGGCAAGGCGACTGCCGCAAGTGGCGATCGCGCTGGTTTCCGTGCTGACGCTCGCGCGGTTCATGGTCCACGGCGGCATGATCGACGCGCTGGCCGTCGGCGCGACAGGCCTGTTCGGACAGGCCTGGCCGCTGGCCGTCCCGCTGGTGGGGGCGCTGGGCTCGTTCGTGACCGGTTCGGCAACGGCCTCGAACATCATTTTCGCCAACTTCCAGATCGCCGCCGCCGATGCGGTTACCCTGCCCCACTGGCTGGCGCTTGCCGGGCAGAGCGTGGGGTCGGCGATCGGGAACATCGTGGCCCCGCATAATATCGTGGCAGGCACCGCGACAGTCGGCTTGGTGGGGCGTGAGGGCGAGGCTCTGTCCCGCACCGCACCGGTTTGCCTGGCTTATGCGGCGGCGGGAGGGGTTATCGTGCTTGCCGCACAGTGGGCGATGGGCTGA
- a CDS encoding universal stress protein: MLQGSIIAATDLSARSDRAIDRAFALGRDLGLQVKVVHVLKAEGDARLPPRALDQEVRDTLPEQSEGAEIFLPVGSPPATIARVAEEQGAALIVVGVARFNRVTDYALGTAVDYLVHHARAPVLVVKQRLRRPYARILAPSDFSENSKAAILAAARLFPKARIDVVHAFHVAFEGWGVSAHVRDETEVEARAQMDAFLADPRFAELGTSRLEGWISYGEPEGCIDRAINEQTPDLVVLAAHGESGFRKAVIGSLSSSLLTTIRPDTLIVRGEAA; the protein is encoded by the coding sequence ATGCTGCAAGGGTCCATCATCGCCGCGACCGACCTCAGCGCGCGGAGCGACCGGGCGATCGACCGTGCCTTCGCGCTGGGCCGCGATCTGGGGCTGCAGGTCAAGGTGGTCCATGTCCTCAAGGCGGAAGGGGATGCCCGGCTGCCCCCGCGGGCGTTGGACCAGGAGGTTCGCGACACGTTGCCGGAGCAGAGCGAAGGCGCGGAAATCTTCCTGCCCGTGGGCTCTCCGCCCGCCACGATTGCCCGCGTCGCCGAGGAACAGGGCGCCGCATTGATCGTGGTGGGAGTAGCGCGCTTCAATCGTGTCACGGACTATGCCCTGGGCACGGCAGTGGACTATCTCGTGCACCATGCCCGAGCGCCGGTGCTGGTGGTGAAGCAGCGCCTTCGCCGTCCCTATGCGCGAATTCTTGCGCCATCCGACTTTTCCGAGAACTCGAAAGCGGCAATCCTGGCGGCTGCGCGGCTTTTTCCCAAGGCGCGCATCGACGTTGTTCATGCCTTCCACGTCGCTTTCGAGGGCTGGGGCGTTTCCGCGCATGTCCGGGATGAGACAGAAGTCGAGGCCAGAGCGCAGATGGATGCGTTCCTCGCCGACCCTCGGTTTGCCGAGCTAGGGACATCGCGACTGGAAGGCTGGATCAGCTACGGTGAACCCGAAGGCTGCATCGATCGCGCCATCAATGAACAAACCCCCGATCTCGTGGTGCTCGCCGCGCATGGCGAATCCGGGTTCCGAAAAGCGGTGATCGGCAGCCTCTCCTCATCCTTGCTGACCACGATCCGGCCCGATACGCTGATAGTTCGCGGGGAAGCGGCCTAG
- a CDS encoding efflux transporter outer membrane subunit, whose translation MILRAGLDRLLFVPLAAGLLASCAVGPDYAARSAGELGVPDQWSVSAPPQAEDLTRWWRNFDDPVLTQLVEQAAATNLDLEQAIARLRQARESLVISGAALLPSASGSGSVNRTETLKGGGTTLTLPDGTVTTTGGGGRTSFSLGLDASYQLDLFGGNRRAVEASRAQFEGSGFDYATTLLTVQSEVARNYVLARAYQAQLENAKASLAIQDDNLQIAGWRVMAGLVSSVDQEQARASRAQTAAGIPQVEQQYNAAVSRISVLTGQAPGALKPLLAPVRPIPRGPVQVGSGIPANVLRQRPDVRSSERQLAAATAQIGVAKAALLPQLNISGSLDTNATNFNSLFDTITGGLFGGISQAIFNGGRLNAQVRSSRAAVDGAFAAYRFSVLTALEDVENAVVALQSAEERERQFAIALDASNNSALLARAQYRSGLTDFTTLNTQESALISARNGLVQARSDRATALIALYDALGGGWDPSSDYTVLATEPRGTN comes from the coding sequence ATGATCTTGCGAGCCGGATTAGATCGCCTTTTGTTCGTCCCGCTCGCGGCAGGCTTGCTGGCCTCCTGTGCGGTCGGTCCCGATTATGCGGCGCGCAGTGCCGGTGAGCTGGGCGTTCCCGATCAATGGTCGGTCAGTGCGCCGCCACAGGCCGAAGACCTCACCCGCTGGTGGCGCAATTTCGACGATCCGGTGCTGACGCAGCTGGTCGAACAGGCCGCCGCGACCAATCTCGATCTCGAACAGGCGATAGCGCGGCTGCGGCAGGCGCGGGAATCGCTCGTCATCAGCGGGGCAGCGCTGCTGCCTTCGGCCAGCGGATCAGGCAGCGTCAACCGCACCGAAACGCTCAAGGGCGGCGGTACGACCCTGACCCTGCCGGACGGCACGGTGACGACCACGGGCGGAGGAGGGCGGACCAGCTTCTCGCTCGGGCTCGACGCCAGCTACCAGCTCGATCTGTTCGGCGGCAATCGCCGCGCGGTGGAGGCCAGCAGGGCCCAGTTCGAAGGTTCGGGCTTCGACTATGCCACCACCTTGCTCACGGTGCAGAGCGAAGTCGCGCGCAATTATGTGCTGGCCCGGGCCTATCAGGCGCAGCTCGAAAACGCGAAGGCGAGCCTCGCGATCCAGGACGACAATCTCCAGATCGCCGGGTGGCGGGTCATGGCGGGGCTGGTCTCCTCGGTGGACCAGGAGCAGGCGCGCGCCAGCAGGGCGCAGACAGCCGCGGGCATCCCGCAGGTCGAACAGCAGTACAACGCCGCCGTCTCGCGCATCTCGGTACTGACCGGACAGGCGCCGGGCGCGCTCAAGCCGTTGCTCGCGCCAGTGCGGCCGATCCCGCGAGGGCCGGTGCAGGTCGGTTCGGGCATTCCCGCCAATGTGCTGCGCCAGCGGCCCGACGTGCGATCCTCCGAACGCCAGCTCGCGGCGGCGACGGCGCAGATCGGCGTGGCCAAGGCCGCGCTGCTGCCCCAGCTCAACATCAGCGGCAGCCTCGATACCAATGCCACCAATTTCAACAGCCTGTTCGACACGATCACCGGCGGGCTGTTCGGCGGGATCAGCCAGGCAATCTTCAACGGCGGGCGCCTGAACGCGCAGGTCCGCTCCAGCCGCGCCGCGGTGGACGGCGCCTTCGCGGCATACCGCTTCTCGGTGCTCACCGCCCTTGAGGACGTGGAAAATGCGGTCGTCGCGCTGCAATCGGCCGAGGAGCGCGAGCGGCAGTTCGCCATCGCGCTGGACGCTTCGAACAACTCGGCGCTGCTGGCGCGGGCACAGTACCGCAGCGGCCTGACCGACTTCACAACGCTCAATACGCAGGAAAGCGCGCTGATCTCCGCGCGGAACGGACTGGTGCAGGCCCGGTCCGACCGGGCGACCGCGCTGATCGCGCTTTACGATGCGCTCGGCGGCGGCTGGGACCCTTCCTCCGACTACACCGTGCTGGCAACCGAGCCTCGGGGAACGAACTGA
- a CDS encoding IS701 family transposase, with protein MDEDWQADLERWLEPYLGSLANKTRRRMCPAYIAGLIGPGDRKSIQPMAARTDAIPYDRLHHFIGAGLWDSAPLEAILWSQADQLVGGNKAWLIIDDTALPKKGKASVGVAPQYATVLGKNANCQTMVSVTLASGEVPIMLSLRLFLPESWTDDAARMTKAGVPEPLQSYRTKPEIAVEEIDRAIAAGVRFGCVLADAGYGLSASFRQALTARDLCWAVGIPRHQKVYPADVQLIFPVATRGRPRVRHVPDVKSRAAHAMLEDAKWRQVSWRRGTKGMLSARFAAMRVRIADGAPQRIGSAGAQHMPGEEVWLVGEHRSNGERKYYLSNLPAGTSIRELAGAIKARWVCEQAHQQLKEELGLDHFEGRSWTGLHRHALMTMMAYAFLQTQRLAQAGRKKKSLRAATSAQFASSSPSHP; from the coding sequence ATGGACGAGGACTGGCAAGCAGATCTGGAGCGTTGGCTTGAGCCATATCTGGGAAGTCTGGCGAACAAGACGCGGCGGCGGATGTGCCCGGCCTATATTGCCGGCTTGATTGGGCCTGGCGATCGCAAGAGCATTCAGCCCATGGCAGCTCGAACTGATGCCATCCCTTATGACCGGCTGCATCATTTCATCGGTGCCGGCCTGTGGGACAGCGCCCCGCTGGAAGCGATCTTGTGGAGCCAGGCAGATCAATTGGTCGGCGGCAACAAGGCCTGGCTGATCATCGACGATACGGCCTTGCCCAAGAAGGGCAAAGCTTCGGTCGGTGTCGCCCCGCAATATGCAACGGTGCTCGGCAAGAATGCGAATTGTCAGACGATGGTTTCGGTAACGCTCGCATCAGGCGAAGTACCCATCATGCTGAGCCTGCGCCTGTTCCTGCCGGAAAGCTGGACCGACGATGCGGCGCGGATGACCAAAGCTGGCGTGCCTGAGCCTTTGCAGAGCTACCGCACAAAGCCCGAGATCGCAGTGGAGGAAATCGACCGCGCAATCGCTGCCGGCGTTCGCTTCGGCTGCGTCTTGGCCGATGCCGGCTATGGGCTCTCGGCGTCGTTCCGACAGGCACTCACCGCCCGGGATCTATGCTGGGCGGTCGGTATTCCCCGGCACCAGAAGGTCTATCCAGCCGATGTGCAATTGATTTTCCCGGTAGCGACACGGGGCCGGCCACGTGTCCGGCACGTGCCTGATGTCAAATCCCGAGCGGCCCATGCCATGCTCGAGGATGCGAAATGGCGACAGGTCAGTTGGAGGCGGGGAACGAAGGGGATGCTGAGCGCCCGCTTTGCCGCCATGCGCGTGCGCATCGCCGATGGCGCGCCCCAGCGGATTGGCTCTGCAGGAGCCCAGCATATGCCCGGCGAAGAGGTTTGGCTGGTGGGCGAGCATCGCTCGAACGGCGAGCGCAAATACTACCTCTCCAATCTGCCCGCAGGAACCTCGATCCGCGAGCTAGCAGGCGCGATCAAGGCCCGCTGGGTTTGCGAACAGGCTCATCAGCAACTCAAGGAAGAACTTGGCCTCGATCACTTCGAGGGAAGGTCATGGACGGGGCTGCATCGACACGCGCTCATGACAATGATGGCATACGCGTTTCTACAAACACAAAGGCTCGCTCAGGCGGGCCGGAAAAAAAAGAGTCTCCGGGCCGCCACCTCAGCCCAGTTTGCCAGCAGTTCGCCAAGCCATCCTTGA
- a CDS encoding L,D-transpeptidase family protein, giving the protein MLAARSAISALVLGVFSFTAVPAVAQGARATSPPEFARRVEHLKPGEWVWAPSVAPSGPVLIYVDLSRQIGLVYRNGVRIAATTVSSGKSGYATPTGVFTILQKDAKHRSSTYNNAPMPYQQRLTWDGVALHAGGLPGYPESHGCVHLPYGFARELFEITKLGVTVVVEGNAEAHVRTSDNSLLAPFDATGKVVERHPLSGGEQYRWRPELARSGPLSIIVSKLDQRVVVLRNGIEIGRSVAEVNDKDPGSHVITLTTRSGKPEWVYVGLPGHGEDEGAIVDEAVINRLRVPRPFYEKVKAQLKPGTTILVTNSRVADGPLERLTVIDAVNPVP; this is encoded by the coding sequence ATGTTGGCGGCGCGATCGGCGATATCGGCGCTGGTTCTCGGGGTGTTTTCGTTCACGGCGGTGCCCGCCGTGGCGCAGGGAGCCCGGGCAACTTCGCCGCCCGAGTTTGCCCGCAGGGTCGAGCATCTCAAGCCGGGGGAATGGGTCTGGGCGCCGTCCGTTGCGCCAAGTGGGCCGGTGCTGATCTATGTCGATCTCTCGCGGCAGATCGGTCTCGTCTATCGCAACGGCGTGCGGATTGCGGCGACCACGGTGTCCAGCGGCAAGTCCGGTTATGCGACGCCGACCGGAGTCTTCACCATCCTTCAGAAGGATGCCAAGCACCGGTCGAGCACCTACAATAACGCTCCCATGCCCTATCAGCAGCGGCTGACATGGGACGGGGTGGCGCTTCATGCGGGAGGGTTGCCGGGCTACCCCGAAAGCCACGGCTGCGTTCACCTGCCCTACGGTTTCGCGCGCGAGTTGTTCGAGATTACCAAGCTCGGCGTGACGGTCGTCGTCGAAGGCAATGCCGAGGCGCATGTCCGCACCAGCGACAACAGCCTGCTGGCACCGTTCGACGCTACCGGAAAGGTGGTCGAACGACATCCGCTGAGCGGCGGCGAGCAATATCGCTGGCGGCCGGAGCTTGCCCGTTCCGGGCCGCTTTCCATCATCGTTTCCAAGCTCGACCAGCGTGTCGTCGTGCTGCGCAACGGGATCGAGATCGGTCGCAGCGTGGCCGAGGTCAATGACAAGGATCCCGGTTCCCACGTCATCACCCTGACGACGCGCAGCGGGAAGCCGGAGTGGGTCTACGTCGGCCTGCCAGGCCACGGAGAGGATGAGGGGGCCATAGTAGACGAGGCGGTCATCAACCGCTTGCGGGTGCCGCGTCCGTTCTACGAGAAAGTGAAGGCCCAGTTGAAGCCCGGCACCACGATTCTCGTGACCAATTCACGCGTGGCCGACGGCCCGCTCGAAAGGCTCACGGTGATCGACGCAGTCAATCCCGTCCCGTGA
- a CDS encoding 2-hydroxyacid dehydrogenase — MKVAVFSTRPYDREFLDGANELSGSRHELFYLEMRLNSHTAHLAAGHDCICAFVNDQLGRKELEIIAANGTRLIALRSAGFNNVDLDAARELGLRIGRVPAYSPDAIAEHAVALILSLNRKIHKAYARVREGNFALEGLLGFDLKGKVAGVIGTGKIGINVARILRGFGCEVLASDPFEAPELGALGGRYVPIDELLAQCDIISLHCPLTPATRHLIDRDAIAKLKSGAMLINTSRGAVMDARAVIAGLKSGKVGYVGLDVYEEEEDLFFEDLSEQVIRDDVFVRLMTFPNVLITGHQGFFTREAMTAIAGTTISNITAFEKEGAPLYPVQVERRG; from the coding sequence TTGAAAGTTGCGGTCTTCAGCACCCGTCCATACGATCGTGAATTCCTTGACGGTGCGAACGAGCTGAGCGGTTCCAGGCATGAATTGTTCTATCTAGAGATGCGCCTCAATTCGCATACGGCCCATCTTGCTGCCGGCCATGACTGTATCTGCGCTTTCGTGAACGACCAGTTGGGGCGAAAGGAGCTGGAAATCATCGCCGCCAACGGCACGCGCCTAATTGCCCTTCGCAGCGCTGGCTTCAACAATGTCGATCTCGATGCCGCCCGTGAACTGGGCCTTCGGATCGGCCGTGTTCCCGCCTATTCGCCCGATGCGATCGCCGAACATGCGGTGGCGCTGATCCTCTCGCTCAATCGCAAGATCCACAAGGCTTACGCCCGCGTGCGGGAAGGCAATTTCGCACTCGAAGGGCTGCTGGGGTTCGACCTCAAGGGCAAGGTCGCGGGCGTGATCGGCACCGGCAAGATCGGCATCAACGTCGCCCGCATTCTCAGGGGCTTCGGCTGCGAGGTGCTGGCGAGCGATCCGTTCGAGGCGCCGGAACTCGGCGCGCTTGGCGGGCGATACGTTCCGATCGACGAATTGCTGGCGCAATGCGACATCATCAGCCTGCACTGCCCGCTGACGCCGGCGACGCGCCACCTGATAGACCGGGACGCAATCGCCAAGCTGAAGTCCGGAGCCATGCTCATCAACACCAGCCGCGGCGCGGTGATGGATGCGCGCGCGGTGATCGCCGGGCTCAAGAGCGGCAAGGTCGGCTATGTCGGGCTCGACGTTTACGAGGAGGAGGAAGACCTGTTCTTCGAGGACTTGTCCGAGCAGGTCATCCGTGATGACGTTTTCGTGCGGCTCATGACCTTTCCCAACGTCCTCATCACCGGCCACCAGGGCTTCTTCACGCGAGAGGCGATGACCGCGATCGCCGGCACGACGATTTCCAACATCACCGCCTTCGAGAAAGAGGGCGCGCCTCTCTATCCCGTCCAGGTAGAGCGACGGGGCTAA
- a CDS encoding ABC transporter ATP-binding protein has translation MAGTSPIISLRGITKVFGTGETAFRALKGVDLDIMSGDFVAVMGPSGSGKSTMMNILGCLDVSTAGQFLFHGHHVENLDRDQRALLRRKYLGFVFQGFNLLARTSALENVELPLLYRGDSKQDRRKEAMAALDKVGLADWAGHTPGELSGGQQQRVAIARAIVTNPEVLLADEPTGNLDSQRSVEIMEFLSVLNRDSGITVLMVTHEPDMAEYARRIVHFKDGLIDRIDQGNGAAAAAPAPASAHSGDIG, from the coding sequence ATGGCCGGCACCTCGCCCATCATTTCGCTGCGCGGGATCACCAAGGTGTTCGGCACCGGGGAGACGGCTTTCCGCGCACTCAAGGGCGTCGATCTCGATATCATGTCGGGTGATTTCGTGGCGGTCATGGGGCCGTCCGGTTCGGGCAAGTCGACGATGATGAACATCCTGGGCTGCCTCGACGTTTCTACCGCCGGCCAATTCCTGTTTCATGGCCACCACGTCGAAAACCTCGACCGGGACCAGCGCGCGCTCCTGCGCCGCAAGTACCTCGGCTTCGTGTTCCAGGGCTTCAACCTGCTGGCGCGCACTTCCGCATTGGAGAATGTGGAACTTCCGCTGCTCTACCGCGGCGACAGCAAGCAAGACCGGCGCAAGGAGGCCATGGCCGCGCTGGACAAGGTGGGGCTTGCCGATTGGGCGGGCCATACGCCGGGCGAACTTTCCGGCGGGCAGCAGCAGCGCGTCGCCATTGCCCGCGCCATCGTCACCAATCCGGAAGTCCTGCTGGCCGATGAGCCGACCGGCAATCTCGACAGCCAGCGCTCGGTCGAGATCATGGAGTTTCTTTCCGTGCTCAACCGCGATTCCGGGATTACCGTGCTGATGGTCACCCATGAGCCGGACATGGCCGAGTATGCGCGGCGGATCGTCCACTTCAAGGATGGTCTGATAGACCGGATCGACCAGGGCAACGGTGCTGCGGCTGCGGCTCCGGCTCCGGCTTCAGCGCATTCCGGGGATATCGGCTGA
- a CDS encoding efflux RND transporter periplasmic adaptor subunit has product MADEKLDEFLGADKKPVWQRKWVFWTGLVVLVSLSVLLVRCFGGTEPQAYATTKAEKGRLVTSVSATGKLAPTNQVTVGSQLSGLVTKVLVDVNDRVKAGQVLAEIDPEQIEDQIRQSQAQLAANRAQVDQARATLAESQAQLARLEEVSRLSGGKVPSKTELQAGRADMQRAAAALKTSQANVLAAEASLAQNQTQRARAMIVSPVSGVVLARQVDPGQTVASSFNTPTLFVIAEDLSEMKLEVAIDEADVGTVEEGQSATFTVDAFPGKSFPAKITRVEIASNLTASSASSSSSSTSTTSTSGQVVSYAADLSVANADFKLRPGMTATADIVTSDKNDVLLIPNAALSFTPQAAAKKKGGGVTAAISFRPPRRGQRAAKSATLDRGTRQTIYVLGADGTPQAIQIVTGSTNGQQTEVVSGDLRPGMQVVTGQLATAGS; this is encoded by the coding sequence ATGGCCGACGAAAAACTCGACGAATTCCTCGGAGCGGACAAGAAACCGGTCTGGCAGCGCAAATGGGTGTTCTGGACCGGCCTGGTGGTGCTTGTGTCGCTTTCAGTGCTGCTTGTGCGGTGCTTCGGTGGCACTGAGCCTCAGGCTTACGCCACCACCAAGGCGGAGAAAGGGCGCCTCGTCACCAGTGTCTCGGCCACCGGAAAACTGGCCCCGACCAATCAGGTGACGGTGGGTTCGCAGCTTTCCGGCCTCGTCACCAAGGTGCTGGTGGACGTGAACGACAGGGTCAAGGCCGGGCAGGTGCTTGCCGAGATCGACCCCGAGCAGATCGAGGATCAGATCCGCCAAAGCCAGGCGCAACTCGCGGCAAACCGCGCCCAGGTGGACCAGGCGCGGGCGACGCTGGCGGAATCGCAGGCCCAGCTTGCCCGCCTCGAGGAAGTCTCGCGACTGTCCGGCGGCAAGGTTCCCTCGAAGACCGAACTTCAGGCGGGCCGCGCCGACATGCAGCGTGCTGCCGCCGCGCTCAAGACCTCGCAGGCCAATGTGCTCGCTGCCGAAGCGTCATTGGCGCAGAACCAGACACAGCGCGCCCGGGCGATGATCGTGTCTCCGGTTTCGGGCGTGGTGCTGGCCCGGCAGGTCGATCCCGGCCAGACCGTCGCTTCCTCTTTCAACACCCCCACGCTCTTCGTGATCGCCGAGGATCTCAGCGAAATGAAGCTGGAAGTCGCGATAGACGAAGCCGATGTCGGCACCGTGGAGGAAGGCCAGAGCGCCACTTTCACGGTGGATGCCTTCCCCGGAAAGTCTTTCCCCGCGAAGATCACCCGTGTCGAGATCGCGTCCAACCTTACCGCCTCCTCGGCGAGTTCATCCAGTTCGTCGACAAGCACGACCAGCACCAGCGGGCAGGTCGTGTCCTATGCGGCGGACCTTTCCGTCGCCAATGCCGATTTCAAGCTGCGCCCCGGCATGACCGCCACGGCCGATATCGTCACTTCGGACAAGAACGACGTCCTGCTGATCCCCAATGCCGCGCTCTCCTTCACCCCGCAGGCCGCGGCCAAGAAGAAGGGCGGCGGCGTGACCGCGGCGATCAGCTTCCGCCCGCCGCGTCGCGGCCAGCGCGCGGCCAAGAGCGCGACGCTTGACCGGGGCACGCGCCAGACCATCTACGTGCTCGGCGCCGACGGAACGCCGCAGGCGATCCAGATCGTTACCGGCAGCACCAACGGCCAGCAGACCGAGGTGGTGTCCGGCGATCTGAGGCCCGGCATGCAGGTCGTGACCGGCCAGCTTGCCACAGCCGGAAGCTGA
- a CDS encoding ABC transporter permease yields MLGTTFLLALRSIRRHVLRSLLTMLGIVIGVAAVVSMVTLGKATTAAVTQQIAALGTNILQVRPGQGFGRGGGGPSPRDFDPSDIVAIRQQVGGVTAVAPQASSSGTAIYEGANWSTTINGTTSDYFRIQPWPLQSGRLFTGDEESAGKSVCIIGTTVSTNLFRGADPIGKRFRIGDVSCDVIGLLTTKGQAGFGGDQDDIVIMPIKTVQRRFLGTTSIRTILVGVDGNYSTEQVQTTLTTLLRERRHITEGKDDDFNIFDTKQISDTLTQTTTMLTQIVAAVAAISLVVGGIGIMNIMLVSVTERTREIGIRLAIGAVANEVLMQFLVEAVVLSCLGGLIGLLLAQLVVGVATPLMDLPWIFDPAVNLGAFVVSAVIGVVFGYFPARRAASLNPIDALRHE; encoded by the coding sequence ATGCTGGGCACGACCTTCCTTCTCGCGCTGCGCTCGATCCGGCGCCACGTTCTGCGATCCCTGCTGACCATGCTGGGGATCGTCATCGGCGTGGCGGCCGTTGTCTCGATGGTGACGCTGGGCAAGGCGACCACGGCGGCGGTAACCCAGCAGATCGCCGCTCTCGGCACCAATATCCTTCAGGTCCGCCCCGGTCAGGGTTTCGGGCGCGGGGGGGGCGGACCTTCGCCGCGCGATTTCGACCCATCCGACATCGTCGCCATCCGCCAGCAGGTGGGCGGCGTCACGGCCGTGGCCCCGCAGGCTTCGTCGAGCGGCACTGCCATCTACGAGGGTGCCAACTGGTCGACGACGATCAACGGCACCACTTCCGACTACTTCCGGATCCAGCCCTGGCCGCTGCAATCGGGCCGCCTGTTCACCGGGGATGAGGAAAGCGCCGGCAAGTCGGTCTGTATCATCGGCACCACGGTAAGCACCAACCTGTTTCGCGGCGCCGATCCTATCGGCAAGCGTTTCCGCATCGGCGATGTATCCTGCGATGTCATCGGGCTGCTGACGACCAAGGGACAGGCGGGTTTCGGCGGCGACCAGGACGATATCGTCATCATGCCGATCAAGACGGTGCAGCGCCGCTTCCTCGGCACGACTTCGATCCGCACGATCCTCGTCGGGGTGGACGGCAACTATTCCACCGAGCAGGTCCAGACGACCCTCACCACCCTCCTGCGCGAGCGCCGCCACATCACGGAAGGCAAGGACGACGATTTCAACATCTTCGACACCAAGCAGATTTCCGATACGCTGACCCAGACGACGACGATGCTCACCCAGATCGTGGCGGCGGTAGCCGCGATCAGCCTGGTGGTGGGCGGGATCGGCATCATGAACATCATGCTGGTCTCGGTGACGGAACGAACCCGCGAGATCGGCATCCGCCTCGCCATCGGAGCGGTGGCGAACGAGGTGCTGATGCAGTTTCTGGTGGAGGCGGTCGTGCTGTCGTGTCTGGGCGGGCTGATCGGACTGCTGCTTGCTCAACTTGTGGTGGGCGTGGCGACGCCGCTGATGGATCTGCCCTGGATATTCGATCCGGCGGTCAACCTCGGGGCCTTTGTGGTTTCGGCGGTGATCGGTGTAGTCTTCGGCTATTTCCCGGCCCGGCGCGCGGCCAGTCTTAATCCCATCGACGCCCTTCGTCACGAATAG
- a CDS encoding GlsB/YeaQ/YmgE family stress response membrane protein: MGWIIALIVGGIAGWLASLVMNRDASMGVIWNIVVGCVGSVIGNFVANRFGIVGSVQEFSIVGLIVAFLGAVILLAIVNLVQHGRVR; encoded by the coding sequence ATGGGCTGGATTATCGCATTGATCGTTGGCGGCATCGCTGGATGGCTGGCCAGTCTCGTGATGAACCGCGATGCCTCGATGGGTGTTATCTGGAACATCGTCGTGGGCTGCGTCGGTTCGGTGATCGGCAATTTCGTGGCCAATCGGTTCGGCATCGTCGGATCGGTCCAGGAATTCTCCATCGTCGGGTTGATCGTCGCCTTCCTCGGAGCGGTTATCCTGCTGGCCATCGTCAACCTGGTGCAACACGGCCGGGTGCGCTGA